The Mycolicibacterium smegmatis genome has a window encoding:
- a CDS encoding DUF3499 domain-containing protein, translated as MNVPRRCCRPGCPHYAVATLTFVYSDSTAVVGPLATVSEPHSWDLCVGHASRITAPKGWELVRHAGPLPTHPDEDDLVALADAVREGRTGPGPVNGVVAGFSDPATGTGSGAVIAPPVRQPEPNGRRRGHLRVLPDPTD; from the coding sequence GTGAATGTTCCCCGTCGCTGCTGCCGGCCCGGGTGCCCGCACTATGCCGTGGCGACGCTGACCTTCGTCTACTCAGACTCCACGGCCGTCGTTGGGCCGTTGGCCACGGTTTCCGAACCTCACTCCTGGGACCTGTGTGTGGGCCACGCCAGCCGGATCACCGCCCCCAAGGGTTGGGAGCTGGTCCGCCACGCCGGACCGCTGCCGACCCATCCCGACGAGGACGATCTCGTCGCACTGGCCGACGCGGTTCGCGAAGGGCGCACGGGGCCCGGTCCGGTCAACGGCGTCGTGGCCGGATTCTCCGATCCGGCGACCGGCACCGGCAGCGGCGCGGTGATCGCGCCCCCGGTGCGACAGCCCGAGCCCAACGGTCGTCGACGTGGCCATTTGCGGGTGTTGCCCGACCCCACCGACTGA
- a CDS encoding phosphomannomutase/phosphoglucomutase — translation MSRPAAAVHGVIKAYDVRGLVGSELDESFVADVGGAFARLVRGEGARQVVIGHDMRSSSPALAAAFADGVTTQGLDVVRIGLASTDQLYFASGLLECPGAMFTASHNPAAYNGIKLCRAGAKPVGKDTGLAAISEEVIGGVPAHDGPRGGITDRDVLADYGEFLRSLVDLSGSRPLRIAVDAGNGMAGHTTPAVLGPIPGATILPLYFELDGTFPNHEANPLDPANLVDLQRFVVESGADIGLAFDGDADRCFVVDELGRPVSPSAVTALVAGRELTREIGATIIHNLITSRAVPELVTERGGTPVRARVGHSYIKALMAETSAIFGGEHSAHYYFRDFWGADSGMLAALHVLAALGEQDRPLSEIMADYQRYEASGEINFTVSDASACVDAVLTSYGTAIHSIDHLDGVTVDLGDDCWFNLRSSNTEPLLRLNVEARTTEEVDAVVDRIADVIRATNEPGSVNGAVNEAAT, via the coding sequence ATGTCTCGGCCAGCAGCGGCTGTTCACGGTGTCATCAAGGCCTATGACGTCCGCGGTCTGGTCGGCTCCGAGTTGGACGAGTCGTTCGTCGCCGACGTGGGCGGCGCGTTTGCCCGGTTGGTCCGCGGCGAAGGCGCCCGGCAGGTCGTCATCGGCCACGACATGCGATCCAGCTCGCCGGCGCTGGCGGCGGCTTTCGCCGACGGCGTCACCACGCAGGGACTCGACGTCGTGCGGATCGGTCTCGCCTCGACCGATCAGCTCTACTTCGCGTCCGGGTTGTTGGAGTGCCCGGGCGCGATGTTCACCGCGAGCCACAACCCCGCGGCCTACAACGGCATCAAGCTGTGCCGCGCGGGCGCCAAACCGGTGGGCAAGGACACCGGGCTGGCCGCCATCTCCGAGGAGGTTATCGGCGGCGTACCGGCCCATGACGGCCCGCGGGGCGGCATCACCGACCGCGACGTACTGGCCGACTACGGCGAGTTCCTGCGTTCCCTGGTCGATCTCAGCGGCTCACGGCCCCTGCGCATCGCCGTCGACGCAGGCAACGGCATGGCCGGGCACACCACGCCCGCTGTGCTCGGGCCGATCCCCGGGGCCACGATCCTGCCGCTGTACTTCGAACTCGACGGCACGTTCCCCAACCACGAGGCCAACCCGCTCGACCCGGCCAACCTGGTGGACCTGCAGCGCTTCGTCGTGGAGTCCGGCGCCGACATCGGGCTCGCGTTCGACGGCGACGCCGACCGCTGTTTCGTCGTCGACGAACTCGGTCGCCCCGTCTCGCCGTCGGCCGTGACGGCTCTGGTCGCCGGTCGCGAACTCACCCGTGAAATCGGCGCGACGATCATCCACAACCTCATCACCTCGCGCGCGGTGCCCGAGCTCGTGACCGAGCGGGGCGGCACCCCGGTGCGCGCGCGGGTCGGGCATTCCTACATCAAGGCGCTGATGGCCGAGACCAGCGCGATATTCGGCGGTGAGCACTCGGCCCACTACTACTTCCGCGACTTCTGGGGCGCCGACTCGGGAATGCTCGCGGCCCTGCATGTGCTCGCCGCGCTCGGCGAACAGGACCGCCCGCTTTCGGAGATCATGGCCGACTATCAGCGCTACGAGGCCTCGGGCGAGATCAACTTCACCGTCAGCGACGCATCGGCATGCGTGGACGCGGTGCTCACGTCGTACGGCACGGCCATCCACTCCATCGACCACCTCGACGGCGTCACGGTCGACCTCGGCGACGACTGCTGGTTCAACCTGCGCAGCTCGAACACCGAACCGCTGCTGCGCCTCAACGTCGAGGCGCGCACCACCGAGGAGGTCGACGCAGTGGTCGACAGAATCGCCGACGTCATCCGCGCCACCAACGAACCCGGCAGCGTGAACGGGGCGGTGAACGAGGCGGCGACGTGA
- the cofD gene encoding 2-phospho-L-lactate transferase, which yields MKITVLVGGVGGARFLLGVQNLLGLGSFADGPSKHELTAVVNIGDDAWMHGVRICPDLDTCMYTLGGGIDPDRGWGHRNETWNTKEELAAYGVQPDWFGLGDRDLATHLVRSQMLRAGYPLSQVTEALCKRWQPGARLLPASDERSETHVVITDPTDGERRAIHFQEWWVRYRAKVPTHSFAYVGADQATAGPGVVEAIGDADIVLLAPSNPVVSIGPILQIPGIRGALRSTSAPVIGYSPIIAGKPLRGMADECLKVIGVESTSQAVGEFFGARAGTGLLDGWLVHEGDHAQIEGVKVKAVPLLMTDPEATAAMVRAGLDLAGVSL from the coding sequence GTGAAGATCACCGTTCTGGTCGGCGGAGTCGGCGGCGCACGGTTTTTGCTGGGCGTGCAGAACCTGCTGGGGCTCGGCTCCTTTGCCGACGGTCCCAGCAAGCATGAGCTCACGGCTGTCGTCAACATAGGAGACGACGCATGGATGCACGGCGTTCGCATCTGTCCGGACCTCGACACCTGCATGTACACCCTCGGCGGCGGGATCGACCCCGACCGCGGCTGGGGTCATCGCAACGAGACCTGGAACACCAAGGAGGAGCTTGCGGCCTACGGCGTGCAGCCCGACTGGTTCGGGCTCGGCGACCGCGACCTGGCCACCCACCTGGTGCGTAGCCAGATGTTGCGCGCCGGCTACCCCCTGTCCCAGGTGACCGAGGCGCTCTGCAAACGCTGGCAGCCGGGAGCGCGATTGCTGCCCGCAAGCGACGAGCGCAGCGAGACCCACGTCGTCATCACCGATCCCACCGACGGCGAGCGGCGCGCCATCCACTTCCAGGAGTGGTGGGTGCGGTATCGGGCAAAGGTCCCTACGCACAGTTTCGCGTACGTCGGTGCAGATCAGGCAACGGCAGGACCCGGCGTGGTCGAGGCCATCGGCGACGCCGACATCGTGTTGCTGGCGCCGTCGAACCCCGTGGTGAGCATCGGTCCCATCCTGCAGATCCCCGGCATCCGCGGTGCGCTGCGCTCCACCTCGGCCCCCGTGATCGGGTACTCCCCCATCATCGCCGGAAAACCATTGCGCGGCATGGCCGATGAATGCCTCAAGGTCATCGGCGTGGAATCCACCTCCCAGGCCGTCGGCGAGTTCTTCGGCGCCCGGGCCGGCACGGGCCTGCTCGACGGGTGGCTCGTACACGAGGGTGACCACGCGCAGATCGAGGGTGTGAAGGTCAAGGCGGTGCCGCTGCTGATGACCGATCCCGAGGCCACCGCGGCGATGGTCCGCGCCGGTCTGGACCTCGCCGGGGTGTCGCTGTGA
- a CDS encoding metallopeptidase family protein, with protein MRGPLLPRSVPGWRSRAERFDMAVLEAYEPIERRWSSRVSSLDVAVDEIPRMTPKDPDSVQWPPEVVADGPIALARLIPAGVDVRGNSTRARIVLFRKPIERRVKGSDELADLLHEILVAQVATYLGVEPSVIDPTIDDD; from the coding sequence ATCCGCGGACCGCTGCTCCCGCGGTCGGTTCCTGGGTGGCGCAGCCGCGCCGAGCGGTTCGACATGGCGGTGCTGGAGGCCTACGAGCCGATAGAGCGTCGATGGTCGTCGAGGGTCAGCTCACTCGATGTCGCTGTCGACGAGATTCCACGGATGACCCCGAAAGATCCGGACAGTGTGCAATGGCCACCCGAGGTGGTGGCAGACGGTCCGATCGCGCTGGCGCGGTTGATACCGGCAGGGGTGGATGTCAGGGGGAATTCGACCCGGGCGCGAATCGTGTTGTTCCGCAAGCCCATCGAGCGCCGGGTCAAAGGATCCGATGAGCTGGCTGATCTACTGCATGAAATCCTGGTGGCGCAGGTGGCCACCTATCTCGGCGTCGAACCGTCGGTCATCGACCCGACGATCGACGACGATTAG
- a CDS encoding FAD-dependent oxidoreductase, whose amino-acid sequence MSTTLEHSSTHAIVIGGSVAGLCAARVLSDHFDRVTVYERDELPTEPVNRSAVPQGQHVHLLMARGAQELEAIFPGMLDDMARAGVPVVQNQPESIHFTAGGHLLGTGQTLESNFTAYVPTRGRLEWQIRERVLALPTVSVLRGGVAHPEFDAAAQRVTGVVLDNGETVEGDLVVDASGRGSRLPVWLEEWGFERPREDSVKIGVTYASHRVRIPEGLMAEKMVLVSASHDDGLGMGMLFHEDGIWTVTAFGVAKAEPPKDLDGILAQADTMVPPHISAALRAGEPVGGMNFHRYPVAKWRRYDKMRRWPAGIMPFGDAVASLNPTYGQGVTMTALQAANLRTVLSVGKQDLVSRLAYRTARTTFPVWMMNAVADHVAHGAEGPKPWWYRPMYSLFDQFLGAAETDPVLAEWFLRRTSLLDSLYLAPSPRVIGRAIRHNASMWLAEKTNRADRDKSLAATG is encoded by the coding sequence ATGAGTACGACTCTGGAACATTCCTCCACCCATGCGATCGTGATCGGCGGCAGTGTCGCGGGTCTGTGCGCGGCCCGGGTGCTGTCCGACCACTTCGACCGTGTGACGGTCTACGAGCGCGATGAGCTGCCCACCGAACCGGTGAACCGCAGTGCGGTACCGCAGGGACAGCACGTGCATCTGCTCATGGCCAGAGGCGCACAGGAACTTGAGGCCATCTTCCCCGGCATGCTCGACGACATGGCCCGCGCCGGGGTGCCCGTGGTGCAGAACCAGCCGGAGTCCATCCACTTCACCGCGGGCGGTCACCTCCTCGGCACCGGTCAGACCCTCGAATCCAATTTCACCGCATACGTCCCCACGCGCGGCAGGCTCGAGTGGCAGATCCGCGAGCGTGTGCTCGCGTTGCCCACGGTGTCGGTGCTGCGCGGCGGGGTCGCGCATCCCGAGTTCGACGCGGCCGCCCAGCGGGTCACCGGCGTGGTGCTCGACAACGGTGAGACCGTCGAGGGCGACCTGGTGGTCGACGCCTCCGGACGTGGCAGCCGGCTTCCGGTGTGGTTGGAGGAATGGGGATTCGAGCGCCCCAGGGAGGATTCGGTCAAGATCGGGGTGACCTACGCATCGCACCGCGTGCGTATCCCCGAGGGGCTGATGGCCGAGAAGATGGTGCTGGTCAGCGCCTCTCACGACGACGGCCTGGGCATGGGCATGCTGTTCCACGAGGACGGCATCTGGACCGTCACGGCGTTCGGGGTCGCCAAGGCCGAACCGCCGAAGGACCTCGACGGCATCCTCGCGCAGGCCGACACCATGGTCCCACCGCACATCAGCGCAGCCCTGCGGGCCGGAGAACCCGTGGGCGGGATGAATTTTCACCGGTACCCGGTGGCCAAGTGGCGCCGCTACGACAAGATGCGCCGGTGGCCCGCGGGCATCATGCCGTTCGGCGACGCGGTCGCGAGCCTCAACCCCACCTACGGCCAGGGCGTGACGATGACCGCCCTGCAGGCCGCCAACCTGCGCACCGTGTTGTCGGTCGGCAAACAGGACCTGGTCTCGCGCCTGGCGTACCGCACCGCGCGCACGACGTTCCCGGTGTGGATGATGAACGCCGTCGCCGACCATGTCGCGCACGGCGCGGAGGGTCCCAAACCGTGGTGGTACCGGCCGATGTACAGCCTGTTCGACCAGTTCCTCGGCGCTGCCGAGACGGATCCCGTTCTGGCGGAATGGTTCCTGCGACGCACCAGCCTGCTCGACAGCCTCTACCTCGCCCCGTCGCCGCGGGTGATCGGGCGTGCGATCCGGCACAACGCCTCGATGTGGCTGGCCGAGAAGACCAACCGCGCGGACCGCGACAAGAGCCTGGCCGCCACCGGGTGA
- a CDS encoding WhiB family transcriptional regulator, which yields MPDSFDVAPEAEEDQWQERALCAQTDPEAFFPEKGGSTREAKRICQGCEVRDACLEYALAHDERFGIWGGLSERERRRLKRGII from the coding sequence GTGCCCGATTCGTTCGACGTGGCTCCGGAGGCCGAGGAAGACCAATGGCAGGAGCGTGCCCTGTGCGCGCAAACTGACCCGGAGGCCTTCTTCCCGGAAAAGGGTGGTTCCACCCGAGAGGCCAAGCGCATCTGCCAGGGGTGCGAAGTTCGTGACGCGTGCCTGGAATACGCGCTCGCGCATGATGAGCGCTTCGGTATCTGGGGCGGTCTGTCGGAGCGTGAGCGCCGGCGCCTCAAACGCGGCATCATCTAG
- a CDS encoding amino acid permease, with product MTTRWRTKSVEQSIADTDEPSTRLRKDLTWWDLTVFGVSVVIGAGIFTITASTAGNLTGPAISISFLIAAVACGLAALCYAEFASTVPVAGSAYTFSYATFGEFVAWIIGWDLILEFAVAAAVVAKGWSSYLGTVFNFGGGTMQIGGGLTLDWGALLIIAVVTFLLARGTKISAMVSLVITVIKVSVVLLVVFVGAFYINTANYTPFIPPAESGDGSGGGTGAEQSLFSLLTGAEGSHYGWYGLLAGASIVFFAFIGFDIVATTAEETRNPQRDVPRGILGSLAIVTVLYVAVSVVLSGMVSYRDLKTVDGESANLATAFAQNGVDWAAKVISIGALAGLTTVVIVLMLGQTRVLFAMSRDGLMPRQLAKTGPHGTPVRTTLIVGGAVAVAASVFPIGKLEEMVNIGTLFAFVLVSAGVLVLRRTRPDLPRGFRTPLVPVLPVAAILACVWLMLNLTGLTWIRFLIWMAIGVVIYFLYGRRRSVLATRDTTPTA from the coding sequence ATGACTACACGATGGCGTACCAAATCCGTTGAGCAGTCGATAGCTGACACCGATGAGCCGAGCACCCGGTTGCGCAAGGATCTCACGTGGTGGGATCTCACCGTCTTCGGCGTCTCGGTGGTGATCGGCGCGGGCATCTTCACCATCACCGCTTCTACCGCAGGCAATCTCACCGGCCCGGCGATCTCGATCTCGTTTCTGATCGCGGCCGTGGCATGCGGGCTCGCAGCGTTGTGCTACGCCGAGTTCGCCTCGACCGTGCCGGTTGCCGGGAGCGCCTACACGTTCTCCTACGCAACTTTCGGCGAATTCGTCGCGTGGATCATCGGCTGGGACCTGATCCTGGAGTTCGCGGTCGCCGCCGCGGTGGTGGCCAAGGGGTGGTCGAGTTATCTGGGCACGGTGTTCAACTTCGGCGGCGGCACCATGCAGATCGGCGGTGGGCTGACGCTGGACTGGGGTGCACTGCTGATCATCGCGGTGGTCACGTTCCTGCTGGCGCGCGGCACCAAGATCTCGGCGATGGTCAGCCTGGTCATCACGGTCATCAAGGTGTCGGTGGTACTGCTGGTGGTGTTCGTCGGCGCGTTCTACATCAACACGGCCAACTACACGCCGTTCATCCCGCCCGCCGAATCGGGCGACGGCAGCGGCGGCGGCACCGGGGCCGAGCAATCGCTGTTCTCGTTGCTCACCGGCGCCGAGGGCAGCCACTACGGCTGGTACGGATTGCTGGCCGGTGCGTCGATCGTGTTCTTCGCGTTCATCGGTTTCGACATCGTGGCCACCACGGCCGAGGAGACGCGCAACCCGCAACGCGACGTGCCGCGCGGCATCCTGGGCTCGCTGGCCATCGTGACCGTGCTCTACGTCGCGGTCTCGGTGGTGTTGTCCGGCATGGTGTCCTACCGCGATCTCAAGACCGTCGACGGCGAATCGGCCAACCTGGCGACGGCATTCGCGCAGAACGGCGTGGACTGGGCCGCCAAGGTCATCTCGATCGGCGCGCTCGCGGGGCTCACCACCGTGGTGATCGTGTTGATGCTCGGGCAGACCCGCGTCCTGTTCGCGATGTCGCGCGACGGACTCATGCCGCGCCAACTGGCCAAGACCGGTCCGCACGGTACCCCGGTGCGGACCACTCTGATCGTGGGTGGCGCCGTAGCGGTGGCCGCGTCGGTGTTCCCGATCGGCAAGCTCGAGGAGATGGTGAACATCGGCACGCTGTTCGCCTTCGTGCTGGTCTCGGCCGGCGTCCTCGTCTTGCGTCGGACTCGTCCGGACCTGCCGCGCGGGTTCCGGACGCCGTTGGTGCCGGTGCTGCCGGTCGCGGCGATCCTGGCGTGCGTGTGGCTCATGCTCAACCTCACGGGCCTCACCTGGATCCGGTTCCTGATCTGGATGGCGATCGGCGTCGTCATCTACTTCCTGTACGGGCGCAGGCGCTCGGTCCTGGCCACCCGCGACACCACACCCACCGCCTGA
- the manA gene encoding mannose-6-phosphate isomerase, class I, giving the protein MHLLRGAVRTYAWGSRTAIADFTGRPSPTVHPEAELWFGAHPADPAWLQTDDGERSLLQALADDPEGQLGSTAVARFGDALPFLVKVLAADEPLSLQAHPSAAQAQEGFEREDRLQIPISSPVRNYRDRSHKPELLVALEEFHALAGFRPVARTVELMRTLAVTDLDPYINLLSDQSDADGLRALFTTWITAPQPDLDVLVPAVLDGAINYIRSGEKAFAAEAKTVLELGERYPGDAGVLASLLLNRIVLQPGEGLYLPAGNLHAYLHGVGVEVMANSDNVLRGGLTPKHVDVPELLRVLDFTPTPEDRLRPVIVHDAKELVYQTPAPEFAVSVLRLDGEQLGHEIDAQSRHDGPQLLLCTEGSLKVHAKAGQLELSRGEAAWVAADDGPIRLTAELPAAMFRVTVGI; this is encoded by the coding sequence GTGCATCTGCTACGGGGAGCGGTGCGGACCTATGCCTGGGGTTCGCGTACCGCCATTGCCGACTTCACGGGCAGGCCAAGTCCGACAGTGCATCCCGAGGCCGAGTTGTGGTTCGGCGCGCATCCCGCCGACCCGGCGTGGTTGCAGACCGACGACGGTGAACGGTCGCTGCTGCAGGCCCTGGCCGACGATCCCGAGGGGCAGTTGGGCAGTACCGCGGTCGCCCGTTTCGGCGATGCGCTCCCGTTCCTCGTCAAGGTGCTCGCCGCGGACGAACCGCTGTCGCTGCAGGCGCACCCCAGTGCCGCGCAGGCGCAGGAGGGTTTCGAGCGCGAGGATCGCCTCCAGATCCCCATCTCGTCGCCCGTCCGCAACTACCGGGACCGCAGTCACAAGCCTGAATTGCTTGTGGCACTTGAGGAATTCCACGCGCTGGCCGGGTTCCGGCCGGTCGCGCGCACCGTCGAGTTGATGAGGACGCTGGCCGTCACCGACCTCGACCCGTACATCAACCTGCTGTCCGATCAGTCCGATGCCGACGGTCTGCGCGCGCTGTTCACCACCTGGATCACCGCGCCGCAACCCGACCTCGATGTGCTGGTGCCCGCGGTGCTCGACGGCGCGATCAACTACATCCGTTCGGGGGAGAAGGCTTTCGCCGCCGAGGCCAAGACGGTGCTGGAACTCGGCGAGCGGTACCCGGGCGATGCCGGTGTGCTAGCCTCGTTGCTGCTCAACCGGATCGTCCTGCAACCGGGGGAGGGGCTGTACCTGCCCGCCGGGAACCTGCACGCCTATCTGCACGGGGTGGGCGTCGAGGTCATGGCGAACTCCGACAACGTGCTGCGCGGCGGGTTGACCCCCAAACACGTCGACGTCCCCGAACTGCTGCGGGTGCTGGATTTCACACCGACGCCGGAGGACCGTCTGCGGCCCGTGATCGTCCACGACGCAAAGGAACTCGTGTACCAGACGCCCGCCCCGGAGTTCGCGGTGTCGGTGCTGCGTCTCGACGGCGAGCAGCTCGGACACGAGATCGACGCACAGTCACGTCACGACGGACCCCAGTTGCTGTTGTGCACGGAGGGTTCGCTGAAGGTGCACGCCAAGGCCGGGCAACTCGAGCTGAGCCGGGGCGAGGCCGCGTGGGTGGCCGCCGACGACGGTCCGATCCGGTTGACTGCCGAACTGCCCGCCGCGATGTTCCGGGTGACCGTCGGGATCTGA